From the genome of Chroococcidiopsis sp. SAG 2025:
TGCTGGCAATCTCCCTGTGATTGTATCCCTCGTCTGCCAGCAGAATGATTTCGGCTCTCATGGCGATTTGTTGGGGGGTGCGATGTCGAGCTACTAATTGTTTGAGTTGTTGACGTGCGGTTTCATCTAACGTCAGAGGTTTAGGGGCTGATTTCGGCAAGGCGCTTGACTTATTCAGGAGAACCTATCAAGCATAGCCGAATTTACGCCAAGCTCTACTAGTTTGAACTATGATGCGCCTCAACTGGGGCAAGCTATTCGTTGGCATTGGAGTGTTGAAAATAGTCTACATTGGAGCATGGATGTCACTTTCAATGAAGATGCTTGCCGCGTCCGTACTGGTCATGCTCCACAAAATTTAGCACTGCTGCGACGAATTGCTCTTAATGCCTTGAACCTGGAGCAATCGTTCCAGCGTAGTAATCGCCAAAAGTCGAATCGAGCCGCTATGGACAATCACTACATGCTGACCATTCTTGCTGCTTGCTTATCCCAATACAATCGTGCCTCTAAATCCGCTTGTCAATAGCATTTGAGATGCGCTTACCCTGC
Proteins encoded in this window:
- a CDS encoding ISAs1 family transposase, translating into MNYDAPQLGQAIRWHWSVENSLHWSMDVTFNEDACRVRTGHAPQNLALLRRIALNALNLEQSFQRSNRQKSNRAAMDNHYMLTILAACLSQYNRASKSACQ